One stretch of Pieris brassicae chromosome 8, ilPieBrab1.1, whole genome shotgun sequence DNA includes these proteins:
- the LOC123713355 gene encoding uncharacterized protein LOC123713355 codes for LAVVAGGCQTPDRHLTASLPTNRHANATLPTDRLVTPPNKGPTAVAPGDVTNPLPVSRWAQPRKPLVLTATTHEQLATEAETILRYLLVTDNYDSVNNFISLYDEFTKTQEALFDLFKRYAPPIRSKKHTCVGLGIELIRRLRVLDKKFRGFNAAMGLVSCEEAVVDVHDYVTSGPGPESVAMAEKEHVMVAIQVVVDGRSGVMLADPGYHVPRIVTVMADRAYPHTGWFSQSDEPHCRKEYEYSFNPQNSAYVEWHERVTRGTTVKYQTSLVYVGRPYLDGVNVTERRNLVYNFRSLLARDQKGHLIAGLYFPVGGKGKDAMFTLFFDNGEKRKAKYKFSIFSDPDNIPKTILEEVDLCNKLMNYKPGELLRIISKLAKVISDQSFIDQLLEINEEICRLCL; via the exons CTCGCTGTGGTTGCGGGAGGTTGCCAAACCCCCGACCGGCATTTGACCGCGTCGTTGCCGACCAACCGGCATGCGAACGCAACCCTACCGACTGATCGGCTTGTGACCCCACCGAATAAGGGGCCCACGGCAGTCGCCCCTGGCGATGTGACCAACCCGTTGCCGGTCTCTCGGTGGGCACAACCACGCAAACCACTCGTACTGACAGCAACAACTCACGAACAACTCGCGACGGAAGCGGAGACAATCCTTCGATACCTCCTGGTTACAGACAACTACGATTCCGTTAACAACTTCATCTCTCTCTATGACGAGTTTACCAAAACCCAAGAGGCCTTATTTGACCTATTCAAACGGTATGCTCCTCCAATCAGGAGTAAGAAGCATACGTGTGTGGGTTTGGGTATTGAGCTGATCCGAAGGTTGAGAGTTCTTGATAAGAAATTTCGAGGGTTCAATGCGGCGATGGGGCTTGTTTCCTGTGAGGAAGCAGTGGTGGACGTGCATGATTACGTGACCAGTGGGCCTGGGCCTGAGAGCGTGGCGATGGCGGAAAAGGAGCACGTAATGGTGGCCATTCAGGTGGTTGTTGACGGAAGATCTGGAGTCATGCTTGCGGATCCTGGGTACCATGTGCCGAGGATTGTCACTGTCATGGCTGACCGCGCTTATCCTCACACTG GTTGGTTCTCACAATCTGATGAGCCACACTGCAGGAAGGAGTATGAATACAGTTTCAATCCCCAAAACAGTGCATACGTGGAATGGCATGAACGCGTGACCCGAGGGACCACTGTCAAGTATCAAACTTCTCTTGTATATGTGGGCAGACCATACCTCGATGGAGTCAATGTTACGGAGAGGAGAAATTTGGTGTATAACTTCAG GAGTCTACTGGCCCGGGACCAAAAAGGACACCTCATAGCTGGTCTCTACTTCCCCGTGGGAGGGAAAGGAAAAGATGCCATGTTCACTCTCTTCTTCGACAACGGAGAAAAGAGAAAGGCCAAATACAAGTTCAGCATTTTCTCTGATCCTGATAAT ATACCAAAAACCATCTTGGAAGAAGTGGACCTCTGCAACAAACTGATGAATTACAAACCCGGTGAACTCCTGCGCATCATCTCAAAACTAGCTAAAGTCATATCAGACCAATCATTCATTGATCAACTCTTGGAGATCAATGAAGAAATTTGCCGCCTTTGTCTCTGA